The window ACGGAGGGCGTCAGTCTCTACTGCTAATGTCCACTCAAGGGAGTAAATGCTGCCGTGTTTTAGTGGTGTTTTTCTTCTTAGTTGTCCATAGCGAGACACTGTGTCCTGGTAGGGTGGGAGGGGTGTCATTTTTAGCCGCCGCCGTAGTTGAGAAAGCATATTGACTAAACAATATGATTGGAAATTCAGCGCCGTCTTCAGGTGAGCTTGTGCGGGAGAATACAGATAGCTTTTTGTTTGGAATAATATTTTACTTTCAAACACCATGCATACAACAGTACTCAGCATCTAGCTGAAAGGTATTATGTAAGGGATAGTTTCAGAAAGCTTGCCATCCAAGTTTccgtagtgtagtggttatcaCGTTCGCCTAACACGCGAAAGGTCCCCGGTTCGAAACCGGGCGGAAACACAAATTTTTAAAACGAATATGTTACATATTTGGGACACTATTTTAAGTCTGTTGACATAATTTAACTATTGTGGCATAAGTTTTATTTAGCTCAACATGTACTCCTTTTAGCATGAGAAAAGCAAAACTGTGCTAGTCAGTGCATTTTAAATACACTGGGTGCTTTTGTATGTGGTTTTAAAGATTTCGCTTTATCGATAATAGTTCGGAACAGGACACATTTGATTAGCATTTCTGCAAAATAACATTTACATGTCGCGATTTTAAATTGGACTCCTGAGCAGGCATCTGATTTCTGCCCAGAAAACTGTTACTGCCTTTACAAAAGTGATAATAAAGTTAGAAACACGAGGAAACTATTATCACTAcgaactatttttattttttaaaaaatattcagctTTATTATTTGGCAGCTGCAGTGCAAGTTCCACGAAGCCGAATGGAATTCAAGACTATCTCGAGCCAGCCGCCCGTAGATTCCAACCTATCACTGAGAAAACTTTGTGGACTTGGGAAAACTACGTTCCCCGTCATGCCTGTTTAAAACCCTAACCTTAAGACGTCCACCAGCTTGTGGCGCTGGGCATCATGGGAAACGTAGTTTCTACGCTCTCCAAGGGACGCTGCTGGGCGCTAACGCAGCCTGCCTGGCCGCCCGCCCCTTTTCCAGAGTCTCCCAGCGCCACCCTTTCGTTGCCGGAATGTTGGCGAGCGGAAGTCAGagccccgccgccaccgccgcttcTCCGAAGACGCGGCGGCGCGGGCAACGTCATCACAAAATGGCGGCTTGAGGCGAACAAGGCTCCATGTCCCCATGGCCGGCTTCAGGGCTGTGCGACCGAGCAGGGCGTCACGCCGACGAGGAGCCTCCCGCCGAGTGGGTCGCCGGGCTTGCCGTTCTCTTTCCGCGCGAGCCAGGGAGGCTGCTGGAGCGGCTCAGCATGGCCCCTGCCGCAGCCAGGGGGCGAACGTGGGACACTCTCTGCGGGACGAGCCGAGCTCCAGCGCCCTCCCTTGGCGCCccgggggctgggctgggccgggccAGGCCGGGGGTGTGAGCGAGTGATCCGCACCAAAATGCGCCGATATCTCTGCCGGCCGCGTGGTGCTCCGggcgaagggaagggaagggggcgcGACGCCGTCTCCTCCAACTTCGAAGGCGGGCCGCGGGGACACGGCTGGCAGCCGCTGTGGCTGGTGTTGCTGCTCCGACCTGCGCGCCTGCGCCTCGCCACCTCCGCCTCCCTGGCCGGGCTTCTGGGTGGAAAGTTAGAAGTGGTAGGATGGAGGCGCCTCCTACCCCTCGAAAGGGCGGCACAGATGAGGAGGAAACCGTTCCCTTGTGGCGGGGTCCCCCGTGCACACGGTGCCTGCTCCGGTGTGACAAAGGCCGGATTGGCTGCTCTGCCGTACGGGCAGAGTGCCCGTCTGCTTTAAATTCCTCAGGTGGATGGGGCCGGCATGGCACCCCTCCTCGCCCTCCCGCGGCCAGAACCTGGGTCGTCGTGTTCTTTATTGTATAGTTAACTTTAACTTTGTAAGCAGCTGGGAGACTTTCCTGTGACGATGTGGGGTAGAATTAAGCAAGTGAATGGGGCTCAGCTATAGTCTGATGACACACCTCTTACTCCGGAGGCACACTGCAACGGTGGGGTTCAAGCCTAGGgttatttactcagaagtaaatctatCGGTATTCAGTGTGGAATACATtagcccaacaacaacaacaagctgcAGCATTTCCAGTGTCAGGATGCCTTTAAATGGGACTTAGACAAATatttggaggacaagtctatcaatggctactaatctagtggctatcggccacctccagcctcaggcaggatgcctctgaataccagttgcaggggagtaacagcagaagagagggcatgccctcaattcctgtctgtaggcttccagcagcatctggtgggccactatgtgaaactggatgctggactagatgggccacagtcccgatccagcagggatgttcttaaagtgtgccgtcaagtcgatatTGACTTCTGACTACTCCGGAACCCTGTGGTATAAAGAAGAAAATTAGGCAGTGAAGAATATTAATATATAGCATGCCCAAAGATCCACTAACTTACTTCAACAGTAACGTGGAGTGGAAAATTTAACATTTTGGGGAAATTTGCATCTGACACCACTGAACCAAAAGTCTTAAGAAAGGGGTGGTTGTTAGCTGGCCATGAGAGGAAAATGTTACACTTGGCTGAACTGAGTAGGTAGTGGCTGAAATGAAGAGCTGGTCCTCTGGCAAGCAATAGTAATGGAGTAAGGGGAGAGTGATGTTTTCGCCTTATCAAGTAGGAAGTGTTAGGGGCATAATCTTCAGATCTAAAATGAGTTAAGGGTGGTTACATTTAACAACATCTGCCTTATATATGCATTCAAGATATGATTCAGGCTTGATTCAGAGATGTGAAAGGCAGCAACTTCCGGAAAGGGATGAGGCCCTTGATTTGCCCTTCTTTCGTAACTAAGATTGTGACTGTATAAACTGTAGCAAGGTTATTACTTTAGTAGGTGGAGTTTATAATTCTCAGAGAAGATCAGGGGTTTGTGAATGACCCTAAATACATCTTGGCATTTGTTGATTGTGTACTTGGGGATTGTTAGTTTGAGGCTGCTTTACAAGAATTCCATGTGGATGGTGTTGTATTTCTATGTAGAGAATGATATGCATGCAGATCATTGTGTGTGGTCTTAGCGTGGTGCATCTGTACATGCCTAGATCTTTCACTGCAATAGGCAGCAGCTGTGTCACTTCTATATTTACAACACTTGGTGTACTGGCATTAAGTATATTCTCTTGCCTTCTCAGACCGAATCAAAGAAGTTGTGTCCTGTCACCCAAAATGCAGCATTCCCATCACTGTGAGCACCTACTGGAGAGACTGAACAAACAGCGAGAGGCAGGCTTTCTATGTGACTGCACCATTGTGATTGGTGAATTCCAGTTCAAAGCTCACCGAAATGTGCTGGCTTCCTTCAGTGAATACTTTGGGACTTTTTACAGGGATACCTTGGAGAGTAACGTATTTTTGGATCAGAATCAAGTGAAGGCAGATGGATTTCAGAAACTTCTGGAATTCATTTATACGGGAGATTTAAACCTTGACAGGTAACGTAATAGGACTGGatgtttatttcattttaaaataaagttctTTGTAGATAATTGACAATGTGTCTTTGTCTGAAGGTTCACAGTCTAAGATGTGGCACCAAAGAGGCAGGTATAGGGAAGATGGAAGGGGGCACTTGAATATAGAAGCTAATGTTTGATGGTCCTGGAAGTTGGCATTCTAGAATTCTTAGTTCAGGGAGTAACTTGCTATTTCAGAGGCCAAATATTACAGTACAGAAAGAGGGAAAATACTTTCTCCAGTGTTGCCAACAGTTATTTAAAGGAGCAGTTTCCCAGCTTGGTTTCCCTTCCTGGATTTAAGCAGCAAATTATAAGGGCACTAAGAGCCAGTTCCCACTACTTTTTCTATCGGAGTTTAAATGGCCAAATATGTGGTTGATGGTGAATGCACAAGTGTGAGTTAAATTACTGAATTTCATGGCAGTACATATGGAACTGATGATCAGGAAATGATTCtgcttttatgtttgttgtaGAGAAAACCAGTCATTCACAAATCATAATGCTTTATGTGCATTTTAGCTTTTACACGTATGCTTTCTGGTACTCTAATTCAGATAGTAAAATATGACTTGGCTTTTTACAATTATAGCTATAAACTGTTATGTATTAAATACACTTAGCCCTTTTCACAATTTTCTGAACATTCTTGTGAGGTTTGGATTTGAAAGCTTAGTTTTAATACTTGCTTTCAATGTTATAGCTTTTAAATGTGAGCATTGTTTGTGGCTGTGTGCTTTCACTGGGACACCATAGGGACATTGTGCTGGGGCCGTTTTGGGCTTGTGTTGCTCTAGTGTACAATACACAAGGTATTGTAGTTCAGTTTGCATTAACATTTTCTCAAATGTACTATGCAAAATTTCTTGATGGCCCTAAATAGATGGTGAACTGATTTGGCATTTGGTatgacctatttatacagtaaaaaacaaaaacctgcacCATATTAATTTCTCCTCACTGTATCAAACGTTTTTCAAGTAACCAAGTAGAAATGGGAAAAACTTCCTGAAAATTTTCTGCAGAAAAATTTCCAACCCACACCTTTGTAAATTGCAGGCTTCAGGGGCTTTCCCATTATGGCCCAATTTGTGTTCTTCCTATCTGCCATTTTGCTTAATATCTAGTCTGAAGAGTGGTTCTGGGTATTTCTCAAGCTTGCTCactatcagtgttctctctaacttttttcatctgtgtgtggaatgagttttgttctgggagggagtctcaaggcagtgtgtacacacctgcattcagaatggggccttcctgattcaacctgagtgggatctaaaattaactgagtggacatcaaaaaacgtgtcagcgcaggcatgtgtgcacgccttactATTCTGTAATATTTTAGTTGCCCTAATAATGGTATTGCTCTAACTTGCATCGCATAAAAAGAGCTCTGATGTGAAAGCATCTAAAAGGTACCTGTGAGAGAGTGATTTCCCTGAGGCCTCCTGGTAAGCTAGAGATGGGTGAGTGAATatttgaaactgggtctctaataACCAAATTTGATATTCCATCTACAGCAACATGCTAGAAAAGAGAACAAAGTAGTCGGTAAATGTTCATTTGGATCCAAAGCACAGTGGCTGACGTCCAGGTTTACTGAATAATCCTTCAGtagaactactcaggagtaattagcctgggtgtcatcagccagtgagtggaaagagaaaACCATTTAATGCTGTTCCATGTGCTAGCAGTAGACCTCTTGCAATGCAGTGTATTAGGAGTTGAATTATAGTACAAAAACCACAGTGAATGAAGAAGATATTAACTTGAGCGTATCAACTCTAGTGGGCTATAAAGATTCTGAAAAAAACTTGTGCAGCTTTGTAGATTGTGCTAATGGAGAAACTCCTCAGGATTTGAAATAATGAGGCTTTCTGCTAGTTGCACGGCACATTTGTATCTAAGCCATTGTTATTACAATTAGATTTCTTttaaataagatttttaaaaaataaatcaggttttaaaGTTTAGTTCTCATTTCAGTTTTATTAAATGCCTATATTAAAGAGGCATTTAATATAACTGGAATGAAAACTAACCTTTAAAAcctgattaaaaaaatattttcctcaTACTGCTCAATTTAATATTTATACTGATTCATGAAGGCAGACATGTTCTTTACCTGGTACACTGCCATTTAACCTTTTTCCCTTGCAGTTGGAATGTTAAAGAAATACATCAGGCTGCCGACTATCTCAGAGTGGAGGAGGTGGTCACTAAATGTAAAATAAAGATGGAAGACTTTGCTTTTATTGCTAATCCCTCTTCTACAGAAATCTCTAGTATCACTGGGAACATTGCATTGAACCAACAGACTTGCCTGCTCACCCTTCGGGACTATGATAACCAGGACAAAACGGACACCCTTTCAGTGAACATGGTTCAGCCCCCCGTCATAAAAGCACCTCTGGAGAAGAAGTTCATTCAAACCAAAAAGCGAAAGAAGGCCCTCAGTTCTGCCAAAAACCTGCCAAACAAGGCTGTGCAACATCCAGGTGATGTTGCGGAGAACTCTTCTGTGGAGATGTTTTTAGATGCAAATAAGCTAGCCACGGAGATAACAGAGCAAGCAGCTCAAGGTGGGGATAATTCTGAGCTGCAGCTTACAGCAGTGGTGGAGAGTGAAACTTTTGCTGCACAGGAGATCCTTGTGCAGGCGATGACAATGAAAACCAAACGGGGGAAATCACCTCAGGCTTGTGCGTTGAAAGAGCATTGCTTGTCCAACATTGCCAGCGACAAGAACTCTTACCAGTTGGAGACCTCAGGAGAGGAATTGGATCAGAAATACTCCAAGGTAAAGCCAGTATGCAACACCTGTGGGAAGGTGTTTTCTGAAGCCAGCAGTCTGAGGCGGCACATGAGGATCCACAAAGGAGTCAAACCATACGTGTGTCAGCTCTGTGGGAAGGCCTTTACCCAGTGCAACCAGCTGAAAACGCATGTAAGAACTCACACAGGTAGGCTCTTTGCTTTGTGTTGGGCGTTGCCTTTTATTAAAATGAGTTATGAGGTATGGGTTGTCTGAATGTACACCATAAGCCGCATTTGGTTTTCTTGTGTGAGTATAAACACTTGTGATTCACTAACCATCTCTGGCAGAGATGCACAATTCAAAAGCCCTGTTGTGGGCTGGCATCAACCACAATGTGGTGTATGAGgcccaaggtcaattttcagtgcattactattaattttaatgtaataaatcGATTTGTTAGCTGCTTGTGGATattccctcccagcccccagagtCAAGGGACCCCTAATTTTAACCAAGGACAGTGGATAGAAAATAGGCCTTgtcctgctcagtcagtggggcagcTGGAGTGTGTGCATGGCAGCCCTCAACAAATGTtaagtcctctcctctctctaaatcactgttgctttcaggctgcaattctgAGCAAGCTTAATTGAATTCTAGAATTGCCTAGAATTCTAGGCAAGCTTATTtccacgatgcctctcaataccagttgcaggggaacaacagcaggagaaagggcatgcccatacctcttggctgtgggctcctcagaggcatctggtgggccactgtgtgaaacaggatgctggactagatgggccttgcaccagatccagcggggctgttcttaagttattTGGGAATAACCCTCACTGGGTACACCGTGGgatatatttctgagtaaacatgcataggatgacttgatgtgtgagccctgtaagatattccccttaggggatggagccactctgggaagagcagaaggttccaagttcctgccctggcatcaacaagatagggctgagagagattcctgcctgcaaccttgaagatgccacttccagtctgtgtagaccatactgagctagatggaccaatggtctgctttggtatatggcagcttccgatgttccatccattgctgctgcagcaacTGGCTCACTCACTCATTGGTCCATTGCTGCCAAACGCATCTCCTCTGCTCTCAAGCAGCCAAATTGAGCCTTTGCTGCTTGTCAGCAGGACAAGCCAAAAGGTCTTCATGGCTTCTGCTCCTGCTGCAGGATATTCTTATTGCCTCCCGtctttatgttgtgcaggcctgatctatggCACCCGCTTATTGCAGGAACTTGATAGAGACTTCTCTTCTTGATGATTTCCTGATAATTCAAAAACATGTGGGTTATCAAGCCCCTCCTGAGCCAGGCCAAGCGACATGGTGAGAGGTATTCCATTGGGCGGGTTACTTGTTAAGATTTCTGTCCCACCTTTCAGTAGAAACTTCCAAttaacctgttttgttttgtgatttttttaaaaaattaaatgttaaTTATCCATTAagcaagaataaaacaaaacatctgGTAAGCATTTGAGAGGAAAACAAAGTTGTGAGAAAGCTAGTGAAAAATTGTGCTTTTCTAGAGGGGAAAGCCAAGTGTGTCTGGGGAGAGTGTGCTACAATTGGGGTGCCACCAATGAAAAGTCACACCACCAGTGAGTGTGCCAGCATCTCATTTGTTATGGGAACTAAGCAGGCAAATGTACTCCCCAAACTAAGAATGGCTATGTACCACCACATTTGGAACCAAGGAGTTGCTATATCGGTTCTTTCCATGCCTCAGCAAGGTGAGGTTTCCTGTGCATTTAGATGCGGGCCTATGGGCCTAGTATGCCGTCTGAACATTAAGTTCTGTATGTGTTACTTAAGGTTTAacaaccttaagaacataagaacagccctgctggatcaggcccaaggcccatctagtccagcttccttactgaccaggagagggatcttggggccgtggtggacagctcattgaaagtgttgactcaatgtgcagccactgtgaaaaaggccagttccatgctagcgatcattaggaaggggattgaaaatccccaagatgatcaggggcctagagcacctttcttatgaggcaagactataacacctggggccttttagtttagaaaaaaggtgactgcggggagacatgatagaggtctataaaagcatgcatggtgtggagaatgtggatagagagaaattctttcccctctcccataacactagaaccaggggtcatcccatgaaactgattgccaggaaatctaggaccaacaaacggaagtactatttcacccaacgcataatcaacttgtggaattctctgccacgagatgtgtggccaacagcctggatggctttaagaagggtttggataacttcatggaggagaggtctatcaacggctactagtcggagggctgtgggccacctccagcctcaagggcaggatgcctctgtgtaccagttgcaggggagtaacagcaggagagagggcatgcctgtggctcctgcctgtggctcccagcagcatctaggatgctagactagatgggcctcgggcctgatccagcagggctgttcttaaggttGTTAAAGAGAACATCCGGTGTTTTTCTTTTGATGGGCTTTTTAATCTGCTTGTGATAGGAATTGCAGTGTGGAACTCCTAATTCAGTGCCTGCCATCTACTAACACATTTGTGTAATGTGAGCATCTTTCATTTTATATTTCTTCTTTTCACTCTGTGGTAGTGAGTAGGTTTTCCTATTCAGCTAACAAGCCTGTCATGATGGATAGCTGCTTTGGTCTCATGCTTATATTAATCAGGAGGAATACAAGCTGCATTTTAGTAATTCAGATTTTAAGGTGATCTTAATTGGTAAGCTTGGTACCAGATTAAgtgaacatgtgaataactaacAGAAATAGAGGGTGACTCCGAGAAACCACAGGGtaaacatgatgtctgaatatgCTCAAAACTGGCAGTACTCTAGCTGAATAGTAAGGCAGTTCCTAGAACTTAATTCCCAAGCCACCTTCAAAGgctgttgttttttgtttatttgtttgtttttagagagAAGTTACTATAAACATTTGGGGAGAAGGGGTTGCATCTACACTTCTTGGGATGGCTGGAGGAGTCTTGCCATCTTGTCTGTCACTTGTCTGTCATAGTAGGTGCGTGTTAGCCGCGGTATGGATAATAGGTGTATTTAGCAATGGATTGCTCTGTGTTGAATGTCAGTAGGGTCGGACTTTGTCCCTGTTTTCCTTGACATGCCTTTTCTTCCCTTTGAACTTCCCACCCCAGTTTATCATCATAGTTTTTTAATCCGGAAAAAATCTTATTTTGAGACTTCAGATATGACCAAAGTAGTAATTCACTTCTCTCCATAGGTGAAAAGCCATACAAATGTGAACTTTGCGACAAAGGCTTTGCTCAGAAATGCCAGCTGGTTTTCCACAGCCGTATGCACCACGGAGAGGAGAAACCATACAAGTGTGATGCCTGCAACCTGCAGTTCGCAACCTCTAGCAATCTGAAGATCCATGCCAGGTGAGTGAATGGGCATCTTGTCAATCAGCTTGTTTAGTTAAGGAGGCGGTTGTGCATGCAGAGAGGCAGCTGGATGCACCAATGGACTTGAATCCTTCTCTTCCCTTTAGGAAGCACAGTGGGGAGAAGCCATACGTCTGCGATCGGTGCGGGCAACGATTTGCCCAAGCCAGCACACTGACGTATCATGTGCGACGACACACGGGAGAAAAGCCTTACGTTTGTGACACCTGTGGGAAAGCTTTTGCAGTCTCAAGTTCACTCATCACTCACTCAAGAAAGCATACAGGTGATTCTTAAATAGCAGAGCTGGGGAGACATTTTTTGAGAGAGTTAGCAGTAGAACAAGGGAGTGATAGGGGGTCTCTGAAACAAGGTTGGGAGGTGCTTGGTCTATAgccacccctccacccccaacacactttCTAAAACTGAGGAGGATTGTCCTTGGTTGGACTGCCTgggaatcagtgttctctcttatttttttcatctgtgtgccaaATGAGAAACatctgttctgggcggcagtatcaaggcactgtgtgcgcacgtgcattcagagtgggaccttactgagtcaacctgagcaggatctaaaattaactgagcggacatcagaaaatgtatgAGCGCGCACATATacgcatgctttagagggaacagtgctgggaATACCTGCTGCTGTTGGATTTTTATGTCGGGGACTTGGCCGAGAATTGAGTTCAGTGCTAGAATGGTAGAACTCAGCTTTGTACATATGACATCTTAGGCACCTCCAGTTGGAGGAGGCCCTGCTTTGCCTTAATATCCTGGAGAGCTGTGGTCCGTCTGAGCACATCCCATTGGGTGGACCAGCAGTATAAAGCAATTCCATATTTCCTAAAGGAGATGCTGCAAACATCAGGATGTATGTATGGAGGACAGCAGTGGAGATGTGTATTGTGACCTTTTCCCCCCCTATGGCTTCCAATGGGGAAGTAATTGTAATTCagagagattttgtgtgtgttgtcCTGTAGATTGTGTACTGAACTGACCAATTCATTTTTCTCCataggggagaaaccatatatatgTGGTATTTGTGGCAAAAGCTTCATTTCTTCAGGGGAACTCAGCAAACATTTTCGGTCCCATACAGGTCAGTTTGCAAGCATGCATCTTCCTGTATGTTACTTTCCCCCATGCTTATGTCCATACTCAAGACCACTTAATGTCAAGCACACTACTCTCTTAGGGTATCTGCAGCTGAAAGCTGGATTTTTTCCCCACTGCCCACACAGGGGTAATGAAGAGATTCTAATCCATGTATGCTCCATCTTGCTCTATGCTTACTGCTTTCTATAAATCATAGATACCCAGAGtccattgagtgtgtgtgtggagactagctggttttgacctttaaagccctaaacagtttgggcccgggatacctgagggaccgcctgctcccaaggg of the Hemicordylus capensis ecotype Gifberg chromosome 3, rHemCap1.1.pri, whole genome shotgun sequence genome contains:
- the MYNN gene encoding myoneurin isoform X3 — encoded protein: MSPWPASGLCDRAGRHADEEPPAEPNQRSCVLSPKMQHSHHCEHLLERLNKQREAGFLCDCTIVIGEFQFKAHRNVLASFSEYFGTFYRDTLESNVFLDQNQVKADGFQKLLEFIYTGDLNLDSWNVKEIHQAADYLRVEEVVTKCKIKMEDFAFIANPSSTEISSITGNIALNQQTCLLTLRDYDNQDKTDTLSVNMVQPPVIKAPLEKKFIQTKKRKKALSSAKNLPNKAVQHPGDVAENSSVEMFLDANKLATEITEQAAQGGDNSELQLTAVVESETFAAQEILVQAMTMKTKRGKSPQACALKEHCLSNIASDKNSYQLETSGEELDQKYSKVKPVCNTCGKVFSEASSLRRHMRIHKGVKPYVCQLCGKAFTQCNQLKTHVRTHTGEKPYKCELCDKGFAQKCQLVFHSRMHHGEEKPYKCDACNLQFATSSNLKIHARKHSGEKPYVCDRCGQRFAQASTLTYHVRRHTGEKPYVCDTCGKAFAVSSSLITHSRKHTGEKPYICGICGKSFISSGELSKHFRSHTGERPFICELCGNSYTDIKNLKKHKAKVHASSENPPDPITVDHSFNDQDSIPPEKSPLLESTDVKPSDIALPLPIGTEDHQVLLPITDSQTPPSDTLLRSTITGIFGHFFSFFFLHDGERRT
- the MYNN gene encoding myoneurin isoform X1 is translated as MICMQIIVCGLSVVHLYMPRSFTAIGSSCVTSIFTTLGVLALSIFSCLLRPNQRSCVLSPKMQHSHHCEHLLERLNKQREAGFLCDCTIVIGEFQFKAHRNVLASFSEYFGTFYRDTLESNVFLDQNQVKADGFQKLLEFIYTGDLNLDSWNVKEIHQAADYLRVEEVVTKCKIKMEDFAFIANPSSTEISSITGNIALNQQTCLLTLRDYDNQDKTDTLSVNMVQPPVIKAPLEKKFIQTKKRKKALSSAKNLPNKAVQHPGDVAENSSVEMFLDANKLATEITEQAAQGGDNSELQLTAVVESETFAAQEILVQAMTMKTKRGKSPQACALKEHCLSNIASDKNSYQLETSGEELDQKYSKVKPVCNTCGKVFSEASSLRRHMRIHKGVKPYVCQLCGKAFTQCNQLKTHVRTHTGEKPYKCELCDKGFAQKCQLVFHSRMHHGEEKPYKCDACNLQFATSSNLKIHARKHSGEKPYVCDRCGQRFAQASTLTYHVRRHTGEKPYVCDTCGKAFAVSSSLITHSRKHTGEKPYICGICGKSFISSGELSKHFRSHTGERPFICELCGNSYTDIKNLKKHKAKVHASSENPPDPITVDHSFNDQDSIPPEKSPLLESTDVKPSDIALPLPIGTEDHQVLLPITDSQTPPSDTLLRSTITGIFGHFFSFFFLHDGERRT
- the MYNN gene encoding myoneurin isoform X2, with protein sequence MICMQIIVCGLSVVHLYMPRSFTAIGSSCVTSIFTTLGVLALSIFSCLLRPNQRSCVLSPKMQHSHHCEHLLERLNKQREAGFLCDCTIVIGEFQFKAHRNVLASFSEYFGTFYRDTLESNVFLDQNQVKADGFQKLLEFIYTGDLNLDSWNVKEIHQAADYLRVEEVVTKCKIKMEDFAFIANPSSTEISSITGNIALNQQTCLLTLRDYDNQDKTDTLSVNMVQPPVIKAPLEKKFIQTKKRKKALSSAKNLPNKAVQHPGDVAENSSVEMFLDANKLATEITEQAAQGGDNSELQLTAVVESETFAAQEILVQAMTMKTKRGKSPQACALKEHCLSNIASDKNSYQLETSGEELDQKYSKVKPVCNTCGKVFSEASSLRRHMRIHKGVKPYVCQLCGKAFTQCNQLKTHVRTHTGEKPYKCELCDKGFAQKCQLVFHSRMHHGEEKPYKCDACNLQFATSSNLKIHARKHSGEKPYVCDRCGQRFAQASTLTYHVRRHTGEKPYVCDTCGKAFAVSSSLITHSRKHTGEKPYICGICGKSFISSGELSKHFRSHTGERPFICELCGNSYTDIKNLKKHKAKVHASSENPPDPITVDHSFNDQDSIPPEKSPLLESTDVKPSDIALPLPIGTEDHQVLLPITDSQTPPSDTLLRSTITGYSEPQFIFLQQLY